The sequence ttttttgttttcactgtGACATCAAATCAACAAGGATGAAATGACTATTATGTcacattattattactgttaattTTGCCCTTGCAAAGAAGAGCAGGAGCTGTGGAATTATACAGACTTACTGCTTTTGTAACCTCGGTCAAGTTCATGAACCTCTTTAACTCTCCATGAGCTTGACTGTAAAAGTGAAGGTGATGATACTAGCTTCAGAGCACTTGAGAAGACAAAACAACCGTGTGCAAAAGATGCAATGCAATTCCCAACACACAGGAAGCACCCAATGAATGTTGACCTTTTCTCTTCTGTAGATCTCATGATTTCCAGCTATTGCTATCGACAAGACTGCATTAGTGAGGCTATCATTCCTGCAACTAAATTAAATCAGACGTATTCTCATGTCTCATTCTCTAAAGGTGCTTACCACTCTGAAGTGTTACCAGAACATATGGCAGCTGGTATGTAGACACTTTGTTCATTATTCCCTTAAAATATTAAGCATGCCCTTAAATTTCCTTATTAAGTGAAATAGAATGCCTACTAACATTCAGACACTACTGGGGAATTTAGTTTGTAATAAGTCATATCTGTGTACACAGAAATTCTggcaaagaaataatttaaaaatatgcatgtggtcataatgacaaaagaaaacattacTACTTCTCCCAGTCGGAAGTCAACGGAGCCAATGATAAGTCTGACACTCTGTTTCTCACCAGTACCCTTCCTATGGTTACAAACCCATGGGGAGATGGCAGCACCACCAAATCATCCCCATGCTTTCCCAGCAGCACCCCCCAAACCATGCCCTGAAGCCTTATCCTCATGTCCCCATGGTGCCAGGTCAGCAGCCCATGGTCCCCCAGTAGCCAATGATGCCAGTTCCTGGCCAGCACTCCAGGACCCCAACCCAACACCGCCACCAAACCTCTCTCCATCCGCCCAGCAGCCCTCCCAGCCGCAGTCTCTCCAGCCCGGCCAGCCCCAGTCACCCATGCACCCCATCCAGTCCCTGCCGCCACAATGGCCACCTCTGCCTCTGATGTTTCCCATGAAACCCCTGTCCCCCAGCTTCCTGATCTGCCTCTGGAAGCTTGGCCAGTGACCAACAAGGCCGAGCGGGAGGAAGTAGTTGACTACACCTTGAAGCCAGCAAATCCTGTGaaaatgggaatgcaaaatatgcccccccaccccacctccaggtTCTGGGATCTCAAACACTCCAGAGCCCAGAGTTGGAGTAGCTACAAGTCCACGATTCTATTAGTCCAAGTCATATGTTGTAACTTTGTATTGTAAACGAGTTTGTCTAGATGGCTTGGGAATAAAGATCACAGCTTTTACGGTAGGTTCAAATTCTacaattattttgaatttcaaCCAGAATACACATTACTGCAACCTATTAATTTTAAGGGCAACAGTATAAGGGACTATCAGTTCTCCTTATTTTTCAAAGGTTGATGTAGCAAAAATAGGCTACAATTGTGCTGAAAGATACAAAAAGTATAactgaaaaattacttttaaaaggtAGGTGGGAAATTTCTTTAAAGAACTAAGAGAAGATTATCTGCATAAGGTGGATTTTACTCTAACTGGGAGGCAGTTAAATTAGGCAGAGTTTAGATTACTGGTCAGTGCTGGGAAGTCTCCTGAGCTTTTAGTATGAATTTTTCACAATGTAGCACAAAATCTCCTTCCATTTTGGGAATGAAGAGGGGCCTCTGAGATGACCCTCCTCCATGTCCAAGCCCCTCCCTTCTGCGTATAAGAGATGATGTGGTTCCACAAATGCTACTGATGACTTGCTACTGAGAAGCAGTAAGGGGTGGGGTGCAATGATCTGGAGGGGTAGCCAGGACACACAGAAGTTCTGGCTTGGCCCCCAAAGAGGAGAAGGCATCGTTCAAGTTACTTCAAATTTATGagtgtttttcttcttcaaaatggGGGAAGATGACAGGATAAGATAATTTTCAAGGCTCTGTCCAAGTACAAATACCATAGTTTCCCCATAAGAAATTATACTATATGCCTATTTGGTGTCACacttatgtgtatatttataggGAAAACAGGACAGAATTGTTGACAACTGATCGAACCCTAAATCTTCTGATGCCTATAGGTGATTAATCTATAATATAAGGTACATGTTCTCTCTTtgtataaaaaaatacattgatttctctttttcttaaaaattagggCCATGGACTTTTTGGTGTGCTCACACCTAGCCCAAGCTTCTTTTATGAAAAGGTGACTTCGGGCAGGTGGATTAAACTCTTTAAAACTCAAGTTTCTTCGTCTGTAAACTTAGAATATAAATCTCAGGAACTCCTTAGCATtgttttatggaaaataaaataaagagattagCTCAGAGCCTGGCATGCAAGAAGTACTTGTGGAAAGGAAGctactgttattttatttttaaataataggttTTTAAGTGTCCCAAAGGCAGGAGACTCTTCCATGGATACTTCATATCTAAGAACGATGAGAAAGCAAGAAACATTTGAGATTATAGAGTTCAACATAAATGGCTGGACACTTTATCTGCAAAACTGAAGTCACACATGTTCTTGTATACAGTACGTAGTaggaatatttggaaattattttgatTGCTCCTTATACTATTTTTTCAGGATTAAAAGATCAGTAAATGAGAGAAGTAAGCTAGATATTTCAGTTGCTTTCAGGAATGACACAAGAACACAATGATTTGTGCCTAAATCATTTGCTTAGTAAATTCTGTTACTAAAACTGATTATCATTAGCAGacaacaaaatgttttaaaaatactccgtgtctttttgttaaattaatcttaatatatcacaccacttgagagaaaatataataaaagagtaTTCTTGAATAAGGTATGAAAGGCTCATTTACAACTTACCAATTGACCATTTGGCAAGCAAATAAGGACAATACTTCTTCttagagaaaatttaaataattcaaacttaaatctttttaaataggAAGTTTATACATTAGTAACAATAGCTGATAGAGTGAAAAATTATGAACATGTATAGTCACTGACCCTGAATCAAATGGAAAATTCTTTACAATGAAAAAGATAAactcttaaaaatgtttacattacAAAACAAATTAGGAATTGAACATGGGTTTGATATCTCACGTCACATGAGTAACCAAAATCTGGTCTTTTGATCTCCTTCTATTGAAAAGCTTTGTTTAAATGAAATTATGTGGTATGTATAATAATGTACTGAACTTAAAATTAATTAGTTTTCCTAAGTAAAATTTTACTAAATGGAGCTTCAAACAGAGAAtcacaagaattttatatacaagTCATTTCTTTCGCTTCATAAGCTTTAGCATGGTAAATTCAACTACATAGTCTGGGAAAAGTTAACAAATGCATATAATGGACTCACAACAAAGTTTCTTTCCCAGTCATATTTATATTTGAATCCTTTTTTCCTCCTGCACCCACGCAGAACTGTAAACAGTCTTTGCAGGGTTTATATTACACAGCACCGATGGCAACTTTATTCCAGTACCTTTACGACTTAGGCTGCTTAATCATTTTCTGGAATGAATAAACATAGCCTTACTGAGAAGGTGTTGCTATTCAAACAAATAACGTGATTATAAGGAATTtagattcaattaaaaataagaaaacttaaTCAATTGTCATGGGTCAATTCTAATCAatgcagtaaatatttattaagcaccctcTAGGGCAAAGTACCGTTCCATGTGTTGATGAAAACAGTAAGTCCCCATCCTTAAGGAATCTACGGTCtaccaaaggaataaaatacgCTCAGAAATAACTACAAGAGAAAGTCTAATTGTATTAATGCTATGACAGAGGTACACTCAAAAGGCTTGGTCGAATATGGCAGAGATCATCAACTAGCTGCACAAACAGCTTTCCACACCTCCCCTTCCTTGCTGGCAGAGCTTGAATTAATCCCAGCATTGAGTCTTCCATGAGTGCAGGAGAGATGAAGTCCTCTCCCCTGTCCAGGAAATAAAGGTGCATTCAACCATGCCAACTATGGCACCAACTACAGTAACTCTATTGCTCTTGCCAATGCCTGGTTTAGGGGTGAGTGTGTGATGGAAACTGAACAATGACGgcaaaagaagaggagagaaggagcCTCTGGGCAAATGATtttcttctaattaaaaaaatacatgctaGGAAAAAGTGTTCTATTGTCTTTGGATCTATTTGTCTCAGGATGTGATGCCTGGAGCTGTGGCTGCCATCTCATGACCAGGAGGAggaagtggaaggatggaaagcCTCTTGGTCCTTTATGGAATCATTGTGCCCTGAATTAAAACAACCCTGGGATTACTCCCTCTACACTCTGTTTTGATACTAGTGTTTTTCAATTGTGGGTCATAACCGATTGATTAGTGGGTCAGGACATCAACACCAGGACTCTAATCGTTTATGCCACGTCAGCAAATGGTCTCTCCCACAATGACAAACCTATCTGGCCAGAACTACGGAGAATTATTTTGTCAATGACTTGCCTGAAGAGAATCcttttgagatatatatatatatatatatatatatatatcaatgacacacacatacatgcacacacatatatgtatatcctGTGTATGCTCCAAAATTTATACCCTCCTCTGCCCTTCTACAGTTCATGAAAACACTGCCATTACATTTACTCTTACTGGAGAACATTTTAAGGGTTTGAGGGATGTTTACTTAGAGGCTGTGTAGGATATTGGCAAGAGCACAAACTTGAGTCAGAATggtgttgctttcagtttttctgattGAGACTTTTCTCTCCacatttacatatacatacacatatacatattcacAAAAGTCATTGACTATAGCTTTCTCACTCTCTAGATATATACATTTACAGATATATGTATAATGTAGATATAgataaaaatacacacaaaaaatatttaaatcagattttgaattacagaaaaaaaaaatcaggtcttTGGACTCGGAAGACCTATTCACTGTGGAATGAGATGTAAActataaaagttaatttttcaaGTAACAAAGTTGCCCATTAAACATCCCAACTCATGTTTTTAACACAATCATTTCCACAGCAGTCTTCTACAATGGACACTGTTCTAATGCATTAAACAAAGTATTTTAATCGCAATGAAGCATCTTCTTGATGGTCCAGAATGAGTCTAATGAGCACTCATCAGGGGTTGTGCTGCCTTGGAAATTTGGAGGTAATAATGCTCATATGTCTGTTTTAAATTGCCCTACGCTGCCCTCTAGCCCTAACTGTTTGTTCCTTTCCACTCTCGGCTATTGATTCTTCTTGTTACGGTATATTTACATTTTCTGATATGTAGCTTATTTTGTAAACACATGCTCCTTAATCAAATGAAGTGCATGGACCCAGGATTCTTATTCTGGAAATTCCATGGTCACTTGGAGGCTAATTTTTCCTGATTCCACTGCTGTGGCAGATGGCTGCAAACGACAAAATTCTGACACGCAGATGTACATGACTGTCATCCCACAGCGTAACATAGGTGATGTAAATGTAAGCAAACAGCATttcattaaaattcattaaaactCAGGCTTACTAAACTGCCTACTGTTGTatgcatttgaaagaaaaatggaaggaaatcaCAATATACAAAAGATCAAGAAATGGACTGTTGTCAACTTAAAACTCATTAATTACCTAATTTCACTTTGGGGTTTTCAAGTGGTAATAatgtgctttttttcctttcttatgcttAACTAAGTAGGGTCTG is a genomic window of Choloepus didactylus isolate mChoDid1 chromosome X, mChoDid1.pri, whole genome shotgun sequence containing:
- the AMELX gene encoding LOW QUALITY PROTEIN: amelogenin, X isoform (The sequence of the model RefSeq protein was modified relative to this genomic sequence to represent the inferred CDS: inserted 2 bases in 2 codons; substituted 2 bases at 2 genomic stop codons) → MVHPLQLQDQAESQELPLHPGHPGYINFSYEISXFPAIAIDKTALVLTTLKCYQNIWQLYPSYGYKPMGRWQHHQIIPMLSQQHPPNHALKPYPHVPMVPGQQPMVPQXPMMPVPGQHSRTPTQHRXPNLSPSAQQPSQPQSLQPGQPQSPMHPIQSLPPQWPPLPLMFPMKPLXPQLPDLPLEAWPVTNKAEREEVVDYTLKPANPSALTGFLSGDPSRVSSRFSPC